A region of Kribbella sp. NBC_01245 DNA encodes the following proteins:
- a CDS encoding F0F1 ATP synthase subunit gamma codes for MAASLRQLKQRRTSVTTIKKITRAMELIAASRIVKAQQRAQAAAPYARELTRAVSAVATFSNVDHPLTTEKPDAKRAAVLVITSDRGLAGAYSSSVLREGERLNALLKDAGREVVPYLSGRKAIAYYGFRRRTVAQSWSGSSDSPSYDDAKAIADALIEAFLTPTEEGGVDEIHVVFTRFVSMLTQRPEVIRLLPLEVVEGTEPPAEDEVLPLYEFEPSPEDVLDALLPKYVASRIHFCMLQAAASELANRQRAMKSATDNADDLIKRLTREENQARQAGITQEISEIVGGANALADANAGSE; via the coding sequence ATGGCTGCAAGTCTCCGACAGCTGAAACAGCGACGGACCTCGGTTACCACGATCAAGAAGATCACCCGGGCCATGGAGCTGATCGCGGCGTCGCGGATCGTCAAGGCGCAGCAGCGTGCGCAGGCGGCCGCGCCGTACGCTCGTGAGCTGACCCGTGCGGTGTCGGCGGTGGCGACGTTCTCGAACGTCGACCACCCGCTGACCACCGAGAAGCCGGACGCCAAGCGGGCGGCGGTGCTGGTGATCACGTCCGACCGCGGTCTGGCCGGGGCGTACTCGTCCAGCGTGCTGCGCGAGGGCGAGCGGCTGAACGCGCTGCTCAAGGACGCCGGCCGTGAGGTCGTGCCATACCTGAGCGGCCGGAAGGCGATCGCGTACTACGGCTTCCGCCGCCGCACCGTGGCACAGTCCTGGAGCGGTTCGTCGGACAGCCCGTCGTACGACGACGCGAAGGCGATCGCGGACGCGCTGATCGAGGCGTTCCTGACGCCGACCGAGGAAGGTGGCGTGGACGAGATCCACGTCGTCTTCACCCGGTTCGTGTCGATGCTGACGCAGCGTCCCGAGGTCATCCGGCTGCTACCGCTGGAGGTCGTCGAGGGCACTGAACCGCCGGCCGAGGACGAGGTCCTGCCGCTGTACGAGTTCGAGCCGTCCCCCGAGGACGTGCTCGATGCACTGCTGCCGAAGTACGTCGCCAGCCGGATCCACTTCTGCATGTTGCAGGCGGCGGCGTCCGAGCTGGCCAACCGGCAGCGGGCGATGAAGTCGGCGACGGACAACGCCGACGATCTGATCAAGCGGCTGACGCGTGAGGAGAACCAGGCGCGTCAGGCCGGTATTACCCAGGAAATCAGCGAGATCGTCGGTGGCGCGAACGCGCTCGCCGATGCCAACGCCGGGAGCGAGTGA